AGCAGGTGCTCACCAGCGGCCGTTGGGGAACTCATCCCACTCCTGGGTGCGGTAGATGTAACTCTTTGGTCTGGAGGCCCAGAAGATGGGACGCACGTCCTCCTCCCGGCGCTTGGGGTGGGCACTGACGGCCCAGGGCAGGGGACGCCTGGGGGAGAATGGAGACAGAACGAATGAGCGACTGGCCAGAGGACGCAGGAAAGAGGGGCGCACCACTGAGCCGGATGGAgacctctgctctcactctgtgcATGGACTTCCCCCTGAGGCGGAACCCTAAGTGTACCGCTAGCCAGGGGAGACCTCCCTCTGGACGGCTGTGGCGGCCAGCACCACTAGGGCATGCTCATTCTGTGATTACTGACTTCTCCGCCCACCCGACCTTCCTCTGTGGCTCCTAGGCCTGAATTCGGGGCCGCCGGCTTCACCTGGGGTCCTCAATCCACATGCCCAGGCGCTTCAGCACCTCTGTGGTGGCCATCTCGCGGTTGAGGGTGTAGAAGTGAAGGCCTGGCACCAAGCCACTGGTCAGAAGCTCCTGGCACAGGCTCACAGCCTGCTCGATGCCATAGTTGCGGATGGCAGCGTCGTTGTCTTTGATTGGCTCGATCACGTCCTTGATCTGCTGCGGTACCTCCAGCTTGGACAGTTTCACAAGCTGCCGAAGGGAGTGGTAGCCCTGCCCGAGACACAGGGGACTCTGGGTGCCATCTCCCAGCCCGTCTCTTCCCCGAAATACTTActgccctccccatccctgccAGGCCTCCTGGCCAACTGTCGCGTGGCACAGAGGGACTCCGGGAGGTCAGACCAGACTGTACACGTGCCCTCGCCTTGTCCTGCTTCTTCCACTCCACAGAGCATACCGGCTGCCCACGGCATTCCTGCCCTCGGTCTGAGCCAGCCCTTCCGCCCCTAGTTGTCTTTACTGATAACATAGTGGGCATCAAGGCCAGTGGTTCCCAAGCCACACTGATCATCAGCACGGCCTGTAAAACTTAAGTAACGTGAAAGTTCCCAGGCCCTACCTCAGATCTATTAAATCAGAACCTCTAGGCATGGGATTTGGAAACCTACATTTTGAAAAAGCTTTTCAGATGATTCTGATGACGGCCAAGTTTGGGAAACATTGACTTAACCAAGATTTATAATGGCAGTGATAATCCCCTTTAGTGACACTTGTCAGCAGGCCCCTCCAACAGCCCCTGTTGCTGTCTGGGAGGGTGGGAGACGAGGTAATCAAAATGGGGTGGCATTTTCCAAGGACTGGAGCATCTGTCGGAAGGGAAATCCAATGAGCATCAAAGCACTTTACCAGGAACTTGGCATTTCAATTTCACCCCAGGGCCCTGGCCTATGCTAGGACAGCCCTCCTGGGACCCTCACCTGGATAGGAAAGATTCCGGGGAGGATGGGGCAGGTAATGCCTATCTCGCTGCAAGCCTTAACAAAGTGGAAGAATGTGTCAGCCTCAAAGAAAAGCTGGGTGATGATGAAGTCGGCTCCTGCAGATACCTTCTCCTTCAAGTACTTCAGGTCGGCCTCAAAGCTCCCTGCGTCGGGGTGGCCTTTGGGGTAACCTGCCGATAGGGATGACAGTTGGGAGAGGCTGGCTCCCACCTGCTCAAGGTGAATGATGAAGAGACCAGAAAGCTGGGAACCCAGAGTTCTCTGCCTCGGGGGTTCTGGACTCGTCCCCTGCAATACTGCAGCACGAACGGGCCGAAACAGTGGGTGGCTGGGCTCGCAGTGATGTGCCTCTCACTCTGGACATGACCCTCGGTGAGAGGCAGCCTATGGCCACCCGCCAAAGAATTGTGGGGGACAGCTCCCTGAACTGCCTCACGTCCCTTGCAACCAGCCAGGCAAACCAGGCCTGCACTTTGTGGCCACAGAAAAGAGGAAGTACCACATTCAGCACGGGTCAGGCAGCATCTGGGGTCTGGGCAGTGGATTAATTGAACATCAAAATTATTCAGGGATCTAAGAGACTGAAAGTTCGAAACCATGCACACAGAGGGAAGCCTTGACTAAAGTGGAGATGTTCCACCTGAAGGAAAGAATGGACGGAATTCCGTAACTACCACCAAAAGCCCGATGGTCTGTCATACGGGGAGAAGGGATTCACCTGCATCAAGTTCCTTATCAGTCATAGTCTGTCGCTTCTGATGACAGAGCCAGGATCGGTCCCAGCGAGCAGCCCCACCAGGTAACAAGCTCCTGGAGGGTGAAGCACTGGGGCTGCCGGGGAGGCTGAGGATGGGATTCGGGAGGTGGGACCACATGTCACCTAGGCTCCTCCCTAGCTCTGGAAACTGATTCCTTCCCTGAGCGGCCCTGCCTGCAGAGGATGACGGTAGGCCTTGATGAAGCTAcagcggagaggggcagagggagagggagaggaggagacagagagagacagagacagacagagggagacagagacagagagaacctcaagcatgctcagcgcagagcatgacacggggctcaatcccacgacccctgggatcatgacctgagccaaaaccaagagtcggatgctcaacagacagagctacccaggtgcccccatttgcAACTTTTTATTACAGAAGTTTGAAAACTTACTACTCCcaagtaatgaaaacagtataatGAACTCCCAGATCTCTAACAGGGATCAAGCCAGAGGAAAGGAATACAAATATCATCGGGGACTGTCCAGTGAAAAGATGCCCACAGAAGAATGCCCTGCCCGTGGGTGCACAGCTTCTGGAAGCAGAATCTGGTTAGAAACTGCATGCATACTCCTGACTCTGgtcttcttatatttttttttttttttttttttttttgcttctcctctgtcttcttgATGATGAGCCCCAGGTATCACCAAAGTTAAATTATGTCCTggtgaggggtgcttgggtggcttggtcggttaagtgtccgactcttgatttcggctcgggtcgtgatcttaAGGCTTCTGAGCTAGACCCTggtgtcagtctctgcactgacagtccggagcctgcttgggattctttctctctctccctctctgcccctcccctgctcatgctctctctctctctctcaaaaataaatttaaaaaattttaaaaatatatgttaaatcttaaaaaaaaaaaaaaaatgaagctatcGGGAGTGCTGGCTTCCTCAGCCTCAGCCCTGGGCAGGACCCTGAGCCAGGCTGCGGAGAGCGAGCCTGCTTTGCTGTGATAAAGGCAGTTTTGTTCTGAAGAAACTGCAAGtcaaaaaggaagataaaaactCTTGTTTCAAGGGGTGAAACATGGGAGGGACTGAGCACCACAATTTCACTTTCAATAACAAGCTATTCTTCCAGCAGGAATTTCAAAAACAAGGAGATTTTCGCAGCTGAGACTAGAGCTATAAATCATCAGTATCAGCAAACACAGCACATACTTACATTTAGATTTTGCTCCATTTACTGTATTTTCTGTCACAGCCCCAATCTGCTGTTTTCCAACCCTAGGATCAGCCTTCTCGCCCACTTTATGACAGGCGAAGCACCAGACCCCTCGGCACCTGCAAGCTCACGGCTCAGCCAGTCTCCATGCACATAATGCCTACTGCACATGTGCATGTTCCTCAATTAACTGACCCAAGGGTGGCCGGTGTGGGCAGCTAACACTTGAACAGGTGGCAATGCCCGCCATGTGCCTGACTCCTCATCAGGGCCTCCTGCACTCACCTAAACACGCCCGTTGACTGTGAAAAGTGGATACGTACATGGGGGCCTGGGACTAAACCCAAAGCCATAGGCAACAACTAGCTACCTTGAAGCCACgtggcttattttttaaaaatcacgtcACTTTGACATGCTACTCCAGAATGTGGctatgtttgttttaatataaaaatgatatgattttcccaaaaaatgtttcagaaaagttGTCACGCTAAATGATGTGTCAAAGCAATCCCTGGACTTCTTGTATCCCTGGCACATCTGCTTCACCATACCCAAGCCCTGGTTTGAGAAGCTGAGGCCCAATCCCAGTAAGGGGGGGTAAGAGGGAAGGCCATTTCCAGCAAGTGAACCTTGCCTCTTGGCTGTAGCCCACAGAACGGACGCTGAGCTGAGCCAATGCTCTCTCCTGAGAATTCAGAACCGATACTGAGACCTGTCGGTCAGTCTGGACTATTGGCTGCACGTGATCATGTACACTTAGCAGCTGGCAGCTGGTCAGTGTGTGTAAAAGCAGACCTATCCGATCTATCGGAAGCATGGAGCAAATGTGcggtgggaggcagagagggggtcggggtgggggggaactaTGTGGCTCCAGACAGAATGAGGGAGGCCTTGGTTTCTGACTGCTTTCTGAGCAGGGGCCTAGTGAGGTCAGATGCCATTTCCTGACTGGGGTTCTGAGATTCCTTGCCCCCCCCACCATCTtgataaatattctttttgtttaaagaagAAGAATAGGGCTAGGAAGCAAGGTAAGAGTGCAAAAAGGCAGAGGAGTAAAAATTCAAAGGGTGGGGCAAGACAATGAGAGCAAGGGCATTGTGTGATGCACCCCTGAGCCTCCCTCACCTGGCACAGGCTCCGGCCCACGGCGCCCTGGGATATCGGGTCCTGAACTGAGTGCTGGTGGGTATTCTGTGCCCTCTGGGCGCatcattccttccctcccctgtccccatgCACTGGGAAGGCCCAGCCACTCACCTGCCACACAGACGTCAAAGTAGTCTCCAAACTCGCTTCGGATGTGCCTCACCAAGTCTGCAGCATAGCTGaagcctccttcctcctcttcccactgGTCACCCACGGGGTCTGCAGGGGTGGCAGAGGTCACAGTCACTGGGTGTCACCCACCCTCCAGACAGCCTTTTtgttccttctccccaccccccacctgggTTGTCAGCTCCTCAGAGGTAGAGCCTTGATTTCCTCCAGGGTGCGTGTCCCTTCCTCCCAGCGTGGCCCTTGGCAAATGGTGGCCAGGAAGACCGTGGCCATCCTGCCAAACGCTTACCGAGCACCGACTCTGCGGGCAGTGCGCCGGCAGGGCTAACCAGGGGACAGCTGCACCTCCTCAGTTAGCCTGGGGCGTCGGAGACCCCGTCCCTACCCAAATCTGGCTGTGTTCAGGCACCCTCACCCAACCCTACTGCTTACTCTCCCGCCCTCTTGGACCTCTTGCCTCCCGGGAGAATGTCTACTCAAGTGAGTTCTTGTGGAGGGCACGAGGCCACAGAATCCCACCCGTCCGGCTCCTCCTCCTCACACTTGGGTGGGACAACAGGTACTAGAGGCACCAGCGACGGTCTCACCCCTGGGATTAATGCCAGAACCACGCTCTTTGATTGGGCCCAGGGCCGGGTACAGCCAGCGATCGATGAAGCTGTGTGTAGCCAGGGCAGAGGGTTATCAGGCACTGGCTGCATTCCTGCCTGAACTACGCCGGGGGTCAGGAGGTCGAGAAGTGGCTCCATGTGTGTGGTACCCACAGTGCTCACTACCCACAGTGCCCATGGACACTACTGGCAGGGAGGGGACTGAGCGCGCTCAGTGTGGGACCCAGAGAAAAGTAAAGGACCGCTCCTGGGACAGAAGAGGCCTTCGAGGAAGTGAGATCTCAGATAGCAGGGTGTGGGCTCCACACCTCCCCTCAACGCCAAGATGTTCTTCAGGCCCAGCCGCTTGGCCTTGTGCAGATAGCCTGTGATCTGTTCCCGGCTCTGACAGCAGCAGGTCATGTGCAGGATGGTCTCCAAGCCACAGTAGTTCACCGCGGTGCTGGCGATCACCATGGAGGAGGTCTCCTTGTCTGAGCCGGGATCCCCTGCCGGGTGCCAGGTCACATCTATGAAGAGGGGGCCACCTGCCCCCATCCGATCAAACCTGTATGGAATTTCTTTCTGAAGAGGGGCTCCTGAGAGCACACTACCCTTCACCACCTTCCCTTGGGGCCCAGGGGTTAGGGAACCATCACACGCAGGTGGTAATCGGGCCACCTCCATTCGTCTCCTGCTGGCTTTGctgcttattagctgtgtgatctcaggaaAATTACTTGATCtgtctgagccccagtttcttcaCTGCAAAAACGTGCGAAGAACGGTACCTACTCGTGGTAACACTATGGAAGTACTACCATAGACAGTTCCACAGCTCTTAGAAAAGTGCTTGGTACACACCGAGCACTCAGGCAGTGTGAGCTTCGATGATAATGATGACGACTGTAGAGATAACTGATGAGCAACAGTGAAACCCTTTCGTGTGAGAGCAGTACATCAGCCTTTTCAAAGCATTTGCACGCTCATTATCTCGGGTGAGCTAAGACACTTCGATGGTCAGAGGTTTGGGGAACTCTCAGAGTGGCAAACAGAGGCTCACTCTAGGAATGGGGAGAAAAGAGGGTCGGCAGACACAGGTTTCTTTCATGCTGCCTCCCGGCTGCGGTGCGGCGGCCAGCGGCCTTATGGAACAAGGCCACGGTTCCCGAAGAGCCACaggtgtgcacgtgtgcacgagCTGTAACAGGGTATTTAAACATCCTTATGCCTTTAAACCTCAAAACCGTGAGAGCGACACATGGAAGATACAAATGGTAAAAAGCAGACACTTTCTTAAAAAAGGAACTGCAATTCATAACGTGCTAACGTAACTCATTTCGTGTTTCTAGATTTCAAGAGGCCTAAGTCAAATTCCTAACTTGTGGAAAATGTTCTCCAAGCCGCTGCTTTATGACTTCCTAAACTGTATTTGTGCACCAGCCCCAAGTTCCGCCAAAGAATGCGGTCTGagagaatgaacatttttaacCCGTTGCGTGCAGTGTGTGACTCTAAAAATTCCAAGTTGCTTGCAGGGACTTTTATTGACAGCCAAGAAGCTGCCGCTCAGatgatctccccccccccctttccaccCCCTCTGGGGGCCTTCTTCTGCCGGGTCAAAGTGTGGCCCTGCCCCCAGGCTGCCggtttccctcccccacccccctcattcGGCCCCTATTTCCTAAGGACATCAGCGCACCTCGAGATGAGATTGACGGCTCCCTGAGCGGTCCGAGGAGGGAAGAATTCTAGGGAGAACCACTTGTCACCAGATTCCATCCTCCGCCTCATCTTCTCCCTGAGTCTGTCGTGGCGCTCGGGGTCCAGCCCCGGCGTGGAACATCTCGAACTATCTTTGGAGCTCTCGCTGCCACTGCTGCTGCCCTCCGAGCGGGACGTGGGGCCACCATCCCCTCTGGGTTCGTTCACCATGGCTGGGTTCCTGCTGCACGGGGTGGAGGGCAGGAGCGTCAGAGGGCAGGCAGCCAGGACCCGGAGTGGCAGGGTCAAGTGAGAGATGCTGCATTTCCACGCGGGAAGAAGGCTGGTGAGGGTAAGGGTGACGGTGCCCCCACCCAAGGGCTGCACACACCACAGCTATGACTGTCTACACTGCTTCACTCAAAGCTTTGCCCTCCACAGCTGCCTGACTCTAAATAAACCAGCCCCCACCCGGCACAGAAACACGCTCTTTCAGCCCGTGGATCCTCGGTGACAGCTACCTGATGGAGGGTGGCACTGAGAACCTCCCGCTGCTGGCCTCCAAAGCCCACATTCGTAGGGAGGGGCAGCGGGGCCTGGTTAGGAGGACCTTGGGTGTTGGATGGTCCATCTCCGCCAGCTCAGACCCAGAGTGGGTGGGGACGAAACAGGAGGAACCTTCCCCCAGCCAGTGTGTTTGTCTGGGCGGAGGGAGGTGTGACAAGGGAAGAGCCCAGAGCTAGAGCTGGGGCCCTGCgcaagggggcgggggcagggcttctaggcgagagagagagagagagagagagagagagagagagagagagagcgcgcgcgagcgcTGGGGCTCTAGCAGCAGAAGCTGGAAGGAGGGGGATGTTGACTGGAGGCTGCAGGGGTTGGTGGATATGAGACCAACAGACATTCAGGGTCACTGGATCACTCTCCCAAGAAGGCAGAGCTCAGCCTGGCCCTGCCTGGAATATCTCCTGTTACTTGGAACGGTTTGTGTGCTTGCAGGATGGAAGGGTGCGGGCATGACAAGGCAGCCAGATTTCTCCTGAGTTCACGCTTCTCCAAAAGAAGACGCGTCATGGCTTAGAACTTGACACTGAGTAGGTTCCACAAGGAAACAGACCCAAATTCAGTAAGGGCACGAATTTATGTTCAACTCAGAACAAAAGCTGTCCCGTTTGTGCCTGCCTTCCAGACTGTCCTCCTTACACACACCACTGAAGTCAGTTAAAGTAATTATAGTGACTGCACAGCAACCACATAGGAAGCCCTGAGCCTTGGCAACCACAGGCAGGCCAACAGAGGGCACGGCGTCATTGGCCGGTTTGGTGGGGAAAagacaaattcttaaaaacaaaacagaacgcTACTCTTGCACAGCAATGTGCAAACACACACTTTTGGTAGCGAAAATCCAATGTGTGGTGACTTGGGGTCATCAGAGGAACAACCAGGCCAAGTTCATTCCTTTCAGGGATCATCCACTGCCAAGCCAGTGTTCTTAACTATTTGGGGGCTCTAGACTCCTGAGAAATTGATGAAATCCACTGCTCCTCTCCCCCGAaacacacacaagtgcacacaACACAAGTTTGCACGTCCAAAGTCAAGGAGTCAGGACCAGAGTAAAAACACTCATA
This Lynx canadensis isolate LIC74 chromosome C1, mLynCan4.pri.v2, whole genome shotgun sequence DNA region includes the following protein-coding sequences:
- the MTHFR gene encoding methylenetetrahydrofolate reductase isoform X1, which produces MDHPTPKVLLTRPRCPSLRMWALEASSGRFSVPPSISRNPAMVNEPRGDGGPTSRSEGSSSGSESSKDSSRCSTPGLDPERHDRLREKMRRRMESGDKWFSLEFFPPRTAQGAVNLISRFDRMGAGGPLFIDVTWHPAGDPGSDKETSSMVIASTAVNYCGLETILHMTCCCQSREQITGYLHKAKRLGLKNILALRGDPVGDQWEEEEGGFSYAADLVRHIRSEFGDYFDVCVAGYPKGHPDAGSFEADLKYLKEKVSAGADFIITQLFFEADTFFHFVKACSEIGITCPILPGIFPIQGYHSLRQLVKLSKLEVPQQIKDVIEPIKDNDAAIRNYGIEQAVSLCQELLTSGLVPGLHFYTLNREMATTEVLKRLGMWIEDPRRPLPWAVSAHPKRREEDVRPIFWASRPKSYIYRTQEWDEFPNGRWGNSSSPAFGELKDYYLFYLTSKSPREELLKMWGEELTGEESVFEVFACYLSGEPNQNGYKVTCLPWNDEPLAAETSLMKEELLRVNRQGILTINSQPNINGKPSSDPIVGWGPSGGYVFQKAYLEFFTSRETVGALLQVLKKYELRVNYHIVDVKGENITNAPELQPNAVTWGIFPGREIIQPTVVDPVSFMFWKDEAFALWIEQWGKLYEEESPSRMIIQYIHDNYFLVNLVDNEFPLDNCLWQVVEDTFELLNRPGPEQETETL
- the MTHFR gene encoding methylenetetrahydrofolate reductase isoform X2, which codes for MVNEPRGDGGPTSRSEGSSSGSESSKDSSRCSTPGLDPERHDRLREKMRRRMESGDKWFSLEFFPPRTAQGAVNLISRFDRMGAGGPLFIDVTWHPAGDPGSDKETSSMVIASTAVNYCGLETILHMTCCCQSREQITGYLHKAKRLGLKNILALRGDPVGDQWEEEEGGFSYAADLVRHIRSEFGDYFDVCVAGYPKGHPDAGSFEADLKYLKEKVSAGADFIITQLFFEADTFFHFVKACSEIGITCPILPGIFPIQGYHSLRQLVKLSKLEVPQQIKDVIEPIKDNDAAIRNYGIEQAVSLCQELLTSGLVPGLHFYTLNREMATTEVLKRLGMWIEDPRRPLPWAVSAHPKRREEDVRPIFWASRPKSYIYRTQEWDEFPNGRWGNSSSPAFGELKDYYLFYLTSKSPREELLKMWGEELTGEESVFEVFACYLSGEPNQNGYKVTCLPWNDEPLAAETSLMKEELLRVNRQGILTINSQPNINGKPSSDPIVGWGPSGGYVFQKAYLEFFTSRETVGALLQVLKKYELRVNYHIVDVKGENITNAPELQPNAVTWGIFPGREIIQPTVVDPVSFMFWKDEAFALWIEQWGKLYEEESPSRMIIQYIHDNYFLVNLVDNEFPLDNCLWQVVEDTFELLNRPGPEQETETL
- the MTHFR gene encoding methylenetetrahydrofolate reductase isoform X3 — its product is MDHPTPKVLLTRPRCPSLRMWALEASSGRFSVPPSISRNPAMVNEPRGDGGPTSRSEGSSSGSESSKDSSRCSTPGLDPERHDRLREKMRRRMESGDKWFSLEFFPPRTAQGAVNLISRFDRMGAGGPLFIDVTWHPAGDPGSDKETSSMVIASTAVNYCGLETILHMTCCCQSREQITGYLHKAKRLGLKNILALRGDPVGDQWEEEEGGFSYAADLVRHIRSEFGDYFDVCVAGYPKGHPDAGSFEADLKYLKEKVSAGADFIITQLFFEADTFFHFVKACSEIGITCPILPGIFPIQGYHSLRQLVKLSKLEVPQQIKDVIEPIKDNDAAIRNYGIEQAVSLCQELLTSGLVPGLHFYTLNREMATTEVLKRLGMWIEDPRRPLPWAVSAHPKRREEDVRPIFWASRPKSYIYRTQEWDEFPNGRWGNSSSPAFGELKDYYLFYLTSKSPREELLKMWGEELTGEESVFEVFACYLSGEPNQNGYKAYLEFFTSRETVGALLQVLKKYELRVNYHIVDVKGENITNAPELQPNAVTWGIFPGREIIQPTVVDPVSFMFWKDEAFALWIEQWGKLYEEESPSRMIIQYIHDNYFLVNLVDNEFPLDNCLWQVVEDTFELLNRPGPEQETETL
- the MTHFR gene encoding methylenetetrahydrofolate reductase isoform X4, with the translated sequence MDHPTPKVLLTRPRCPSLRMWALEASSGRFSVPPSISISHLTLPLRVLAACPLTLLPSTPCSRNPAMVNEPRGDGGPTSRSEGSSSGSESSKDSSRCSTPGLDPERHDRLREKMRRRMESGDKWFSLEFFPPRTAQGAVNLISRFDRMGAGGPLFIDVTWHPAGDPGSDKETSSMVIASTAVNYCGLETILHMTCCCQSREQITGYLHKAKRLGLKNILALRGDPVGDQWEEEEGGFSYAADLVRHIRSEFGDYFDVCVAGYPKGHPDAGSFEADLKYLKEKVSAGADFIITQLFFEADTFFHFVKACSEIGITCPILPGIFPIQGYHSLRQLVKLSKLEVPQQIKDVIEPIKDNDAAIRNYGIEQAVSLCQELLTSGLVPGLHFYTLNREMATTEVLKRLGMWIEDPRRPLPWAVSAHPKRREEDVRPIFWASRPKSYIYRTQEWDEFPNGRWGNSSSPAFGELKDYYLFYLTSKSPREELLKMWGEELTGEESVFEVFACYLSGEPNQNGYKVTCLPWNDEPLAAETSLMKEELLRVNRQGILTINSQPNINGKPSSDPIVGWGPSGGYVFQKAYLEFFTSRETVGALLQVLKKYELRVNYHIVDVKGENITNAPELQPNAVTWGIFPGREIIQPTVVDPVSFMFWKDEAFALWIEQWGKLYEEESPSRMIIQYIHDNYFLVNLVDNEFPLDNCLWQVVEDTFELLNRPGPEQETETL